The DNA sequence AGGATTATCAGGATCTGTTGTGCCTGATGCACGAGTTGCTGAACGTACTGAAGCAGAACCCGGTAGATATCGAACCGCACATTGAGGCACCGAACGAGTCCGATATTTTTGCCAAATATCCGAAGATCCTGAAGGATCACTCAGCCGTTGAGATGATTTGCGATACCATCCGCTCAATGATCATGAACTTCGACAATGTTCATCAGGTGGAGGAGTTGCTGGAAGCGCAACTCGAAGGTCTGCAGGAAGACAGCCTGCACGGCGCCCATGCCCTTCAAAATATGGCAGACGCGCTGCCGGCGTTGGGGATCGTTGCGGCTGTGCTTGGTGTGATCAAGACGATGGCCGCCATTGACAAGCCGCCGGAAATTTTGGGCGGAATGATCGGCGGTGCTCTTGTCGGAACCTTTCTTGGTGTGTTCCTCGCCTACGGAATCGTTGGCCCCTTCGCGAACAAGGTGAAGCACAATCGGACGGAAGAGCACTTCTTCTACGCCACGATTGGCGGGCTCCTCGTCTCCAACCTGCACCACAACCCGGTCAACATTTCGGTCGAAGTGGCTCGCCGTCATGCCCCGGCGCGCGTTCGTCCGACTTTCGACGATGTCGAGCAGGCAATTCGGGAGCTGAAAAAGGCAGCATGAAGCGGATTTGTCTTCTCCTTCTGCTCAGCAGCTGTTTCGCGCCGGCCTCGCTGGCGCTTGAAGACACTGAGGCTGTATCAGGAGTGGAGGCTGGGCAGCCCACTCAACTGGCGAACGAGCTCGACCAGTTCGTTCGTAGCGCCATTGACGAGGGGCTGTTGACTCCAACAGGCGAGGCGGAGCCGGAAATTGAAGATCCGGATATCCAAAACGATGTGCCGCAGAATAGCATGCCGGTGGGGGTACGCATGAGGCAGGCAGCACCTTTTCAGGTGGAAGTCGACTGCGATGGTCCTTATCCACTCGACTTTGAAGCGTTTGAACGGTTTGACCGCTATCAGCAAATCTACACATTTCAGGAGAACGTATCCGGACTGTCCGGTGAGGCGGCCGGGTTGGACGGTATACAGCTCGCAAAAGCATATCTGGCGCTTGGGCTCTATTCCGAATCCGGTATGGTTCTGAAGTCGGCACCCGGACCGGTCGCTGCAGCTTACCGCAAGGTTGCAAGCCTGATGGAAAACCGGGCTGACGCAGATGTGAACTATTTCCGCAAGCTGGTGGACTGCCGTCCGGAGGCTGGTGTCTGGCTTGGGGCTGCGCTGCTGGCGAACGACCAGGATGAAGGCGTTCAGATATTTGGCGAAAACCTGAACGGCTTCCGGAAATTGCCATTCCGGCTACGTGCGGATCTCACGGCAATGGTCGTGCCGGAGCTCGACAAGCGCGGAGAACGTATTTTGCCGGTCAAACTCTTGGCTGATTTTACGCCGGAGCAGGTGGAAGAGACGTCTCAGTTGCAGTTCGTCAAAGCTATTATCGATCTCGGAGAAAACCGCGCTGATGCAGATAAGGCTGTGCGGGCCTACCTCAGCGAGCCCCTGTTTCAGGAGCAGGCGCTTGCAGCGCTGATGCGGCACGACAAGCCCCTGAGCGAGTTGCATGAAGAACTTTTGCTGGGCGAACTGATGGAAAAGTTCGGTCAGACCGGCAACGACAGGGAGCTTGCAGCCAGCCTTCAGTATGCATTGCAGGAATTGAGCGGTAGTTCGCACTATCAGCCAATTCTGGATCTCGCTGGCATGCCGGCGCTTCAGAACCCGGCAGCCCAAAAGGAAATCCGCCGCCAGTTCATTGGCGGACTGGAACGTGACCTGGCCAGCGATAACCGGCTACGCAACCTGGCAGCGATCAATGCCCTCATCTCCGACCCCGGTATTCTTGATGCTGCGCCTGAGCGTACACAGCTTTACCGGTCAGGCGCATCTCTGGCGGCGCACTTCGGACTTGTTTCCCTGACCCGGGTGTTGATGCAACGGGATGAGGGCGACGATGAAGTCATCTCAGAACTGGCGGGTCTTGAGTTTCGGAGTGGTGATTTTGATGCCGTGATCAATTGGGCCCAGGCTTACCCTCAGAATGCACCTCTCAATCTTCTGGCCGCAGAAAGTGCGATCCGGAAAGGAGATGCAACAGGTCTGCGTGTGTACGAGCAGAGACTGGATATGGAACCTGAAACGGTTCTGGCTTTGATTGAGCTTGATGCGGCATCCGGTCGATGGCTGGTTTCAAATTCGATCTATGACGCGGCTGCACGCCTGACTGATCCTGTGCAAAAGCAGCGTGCGGAGAGGGTGTTCGCCATGCGCAAGGGGGCCAGGGATCTGGCAAAGCCGGCGCGATCCAGGGTCGCGATGGCCAAGGTCGCATCTGTTCTCGGAAAATCCGACCTTTCTTCAGAACAAGTCACCGGAGGCGCGCACTAATGCCGAACGCCGTATACGCAATGCTCGGCCGTCAGCAGGGTCTGATGCAGGAAATGCAGGTTGTCGCGAACAACCTCGCGAACTCCAGCACGACCGGGTACAAATCCGACCGCGCTCTTTTCGGAGAGTTCCTTGTCGCGACCGGGGCGCAGTCGTCATCGCTCTCCATGGGCGGACTTGCCGGCCATAGTTTTGCGATGTCGCAAGGGGCGCTGAAGATGACCGGGGGGGAAATGGACCTCGCCATTCAGGGCGACGGGTTCTTCCTGGTCAATACAGACCAAGGACAGCGCCTGACCCGTGCGGGGCATTTCCAGCTGTCCACTGACGGGCAATTGGTTGATATGAACGGCAGCGCGGTTTTGAGCGCTGCAGGGGCGCCGATCAGTATTCCACAGGATGCGAGCGAGATCCGCGTGGCTGCGGACGGCACAGTGACCGTCAGTTCGGGGGATGGCCTGCCACCGCAAGAGGTTGGTCAGGTCGGTGTGGTCACCGTCGACCAGGAAGCGACGCTTGTACGCGATTCGAACTCATATTTTTCAGCGCCAGACGGTCACAGGCCGGCGGAAAACAATGAGATCGTTCAAGGTGCATTGGAGCAGTCCAATGTCTCGCCGGTTCTGGAGGTTGCGCGCATGATTGAAGTGCAGCGCGCCTACGAAGCCGGTCAGGCTCTGTTCGAGCGCGAGGATCAGCGCGTGAGCCAGATCATCAGTGCAATTCGCAACGGATAACAAAAGAAGCAGCAGGTAAGAGAAGGAGCAGGACGTGAAATCTCTACAAATCGCCGCGACAGGGATGGCCGCGCAACAGATGCGTGTCGATGTCATCTCGAACAATATCGCGAACATGAGCACCGCGGCCTACCGGCCCCGGTCAGCGGAATTTTCCGATCTCGTCTACCAGCAATATCTGACACCCGGTACGTCGACGTCGCAGGTCGGGACACTGGTTCCCGCTGGTATTCAGATCGGTACCGGTGTTCGACCATCAACCGTCTCGATGGAGTTGACGCAGGGGGCATTGAATCCAACTGACGCAGAGCTGGACCTCGCCATCGACGGATCTGGCTATTTTGAAATTACCCTTCCATCCGGCGAGTCCGCTTACACCCGTGATGGAAAGTTCAACCGCGGGCAAGACGGCCAGATTGTCACAATGGATGGCTTCCCACTGACGGATGGAATCATCATTCCGGACGACGCGCAGAAGATATCAATCAGCCGGGACGGGGAAGTGGTTGCCTATTTTGAGGGCGTCACCGAAGGACAGGCCATCGGGAATATTCAACTGGTCCGCTTCGTGAACGAGAAGGGACTGGAGGCAATGGGGGATAACTTGTTCCGGGAAACCCAGGCTTCAGGCACCC is a window from the uncultured Hyphomonas sp. genome containing:
- the motA gene encoding flagellar motor stator protein MotA, giving the protein MLVTVAMVFGGYILAGGKMAIITHALPFEGMMIGGAALGAFLAANDLTTIKHTVSDVVSVFKGPKWKKQDYQDLLCLMHELLNVLKQNPVDIEPHIEAPNESDIFAKYPKILKDHSAVEMICDTIRSMIMNFDNVHQVEELLEAQLEGLQEDSLHGAHALQNMADALPALGIVAAVLGVIKTMAAIDKPPEILGGMIGGALVGTFLGVFLAYGIVGPFANKVKHNRTEEHFFYATIGGLLVSNLHHNPVNISVEVARRHAPARVRPTFDDVEQAIRELKKAA
- a CDS encoding flagellar hook-basal body complex protein, producing the protein MPNAVYAMLGRQQGLMQEMQVVANNLANSSTTGYKSDRALFGEFLVATGAQSSSLSMGGLAGHSFAMSQGALKMTGGEMDLAIQGDGFFLVNTDQGQRLTRAGHFQLSTDGQLVDMNGSAVLSAAGAPISIPQDASEIRVAADGTVTVSSGDGLPPQEVGQVGVVTVDQEATLVRDSNSYFSAPDGHRPAENNEIVQGALEQSNVSPVLEVARMIEVQRAYEAGQALFEREDQRVSQIISAIRNG
- the flgG gene encoding flagellar basal-body rod protein FlgG — translated: MKSLQIAATGMAAQQMRVDVISNNIANMSTAAYRPRSAEFSDLVYQQYLTPGTSTSQVGTLVPAGIQIGTGVRPSTVSMELTQGALNPTDAELDLAIDGSGYFEITLPSGESAYTRDGKFNRGQDGQIVTMDGFPLTDGIIIPDDAQKISISRDGEVVAYFEGVTEGQAIGNIQLVRFVNEKGLEAMGDNLFRETQASGTPTQQVPGTEGAGYIRQGFLEGSGVDVVKEISELIEAQRGYELNSKVITASDEMLAATTRVK